The Atribacter laminatus genome contains the following window.
TTGAAACCGGAGATTATCCTTGGCTTGAATATATATTAAACTCCCAGTCATTCCCATATGAAAAAGGAGAGAGCTAAAGTCATTAAAAATTAAGAAAAGATATTTCCCTTTTCTTATCAGGTCCTTTATAACTTTATTAAGGATATCATCGGAAGGAATCTGAATTTTATTATCATATATTTCTATGTCAACTATTCTTTCTCCTATCAACGGAATCAAGAGTTCTCTTCTTATTATTTCAACCTCAGGAAGTTCCGGCATTCTATTCCTCCTATTCCATTCATAGCAAGAAATTACTGTTCAAAAAGTTGGTTTTGATGTTCTTATTTTCTCATTAGACTTTAAAAAAACCAATAATTTTAATTAATATGGGAACGGTTAAACAACATTTCCACTATAATTAGTATAAAATAATCGATGAGTTTATTTAAACAAATGGGCCAATAAAAAAGAATCATTCCCTTGTAAGTTTCAGTGAAAACGAAAGGAGGACATAAAAACTTATCTATGATACAAACTGAAAATCTTTGTAAGGCCTATAACGATTTAATGGTAGTGAAGGACTTAAACCTCAAGGTTGAAAAAAATGATATTTATGGGTTTTTGGGTCCGAACGGTGCTGGAAAAACAACAACTATTATGATGCTTCTCGGACTTGTTCCTAAATCGGGAGGGAAAATATATCTCCTCGGAAATGAGATGAAACCCAATAATGTCGAACTAAAAAGAAAGATTGGTGTTGTTTCAGAAAATCAATATTTCTATCGTGACATGACCGCTTCGGAATACCTCAATTTCTTTGGTGAAATTTATGAAGTTGAAAATCGACAAAAACGGATCGATAAATTAATGAGTGCTGTTGGTTTAGAAAAAGAAAAAAATAAAAATCTTGGTGCTTATTCTAAGGGTATGCAACAAAAATTGGCCTTTGTGAAAGCTCTTCTCCATGATCCAGAATTACTCATCCTTGACGAACCGGTAGCCAACCTCGACCCAACCAGTATTAAACAAATTCGTGACCTTATTGAAGAAGAACATGAAGCTGGTCGAACTGTGTTTGTTTCCTCTCATCTTCTTTCCGAGGTTGAGAAACTTTGTAAAAAAGTTGGAATCATCAATCAGGGAAAATTACTTGCTGAAGACAACATGGATAATATCAAAAGAAAATTATCGGATACGGTGACTATTCGTACCGAATTGAATCAAGAAGCCCAAAACTTAGAGCCGGTTTTAAGCAATCTTCCCTTTATCAAAGCTTTTCAATCCAAAGAAAATAAAATTGAAGTCCAACTTAAAACCGATCGAGATTACCGTAAAGACCTTTCAGAAGCAATTTTTAATTCTGGTTACATCATCCTTTCTATGCAAGCGAAAGAAATGAGCTTAGAAGAGGCTTTCATCACTATTACTCAACAAAACATTTCTTTATTAACCGACCGAGGGAATGGACAATGAAAAAGAAAAAAACAACCATCCTTATTTCTACTTTTATACTTGTTGTTTTGGCAGTTTTATTTGTTTTAGTCTACTTTTCCACCAATACCAATTGGGGAACGCTCCAGGGTAAAGTAGTCGATGAAATATCTCAAGATGTGGTCAAAAAACTTCAGGTTACTCTTGACGGAAAGTCAGATATTCTCTATATGAGTAAAGATTATAAATTATCCCGGATTCCTCCAGGAAAGCACACTTTAATAGCCGTTGCTCCCTATTACGAAGAAATTCAACAGGAAATTGATATTAAAAAAGGAATAAATGTTTTTGATTTTACCATGAAAGGGAAGGAAATCCCTGGTTTAGCTGGAATCATATGTTTCTCTGAACCAACTGAGCAGGGTATCGAAGTTGAAATCCGCTTTAAAAATCACCAAGGGCAAGGTATATCCGATTATCCCGCTCTCCCCCTTACACTCGAGGGTAAATTATATGTTCGAAATGGTGACGAAGATAATTTTAGCCGGGGAAGAAGGCTTTTTGACGGCCCTATGAAGCTTTTCTGGGACCCAACTTCTTATTTAGCCCGAAATAAAGCTGTTATACCCTGGAATATACTTGATATTGATACTGAAAACGAAAAATTCGGTCTTATGGAGTTAACATTAACCACTCCACAGGGCGCTTTTGAAGACGTCATTGAAAATGTTGAACTATCCAAGAAGGAGGGTCAGTAACTGTGGCAAGCCAAGGACGAATTACCAAGATTCTCCTAAAAAGAGACCTTTTATATAGTTTATATAGCTGGGGTTATTACGGAGTGTTGTTTATTTCTTTCTTCGCGTCGTCTTTTATTTTGAAAAATTTTCTCGATGGAATTAGAGAAGACGACATTTTAGTGAGCGCGTTTCCCCTCAATTATCCTTTGTACATTACCATCATCATCATCTCGCTCTACCTGGTGCTTATTTCGGCAATTTCGATATCAAGGGAACGTGAACAAGGAACCTTAGAAGTTCTTTTCTATGGACCGGTTACTTCAAAGAACTTTCTTATGGCCAAATTCTGGAAAGACTTTTTTTTGGGAGTAATTTCATTAGGTTTTACTGCTGTTTACTTCTTTTTAGTGAGCTTTTTTACCAATTTAGGATTTACTCCTGGCCTGGTTCGAGCCCTGATCATGGGGGTATTTCTCATATCTTGTGTGGTCAGTTTTGGGCTTTTCATATCCTCGTTGACCAGCCGGGTAAGAAGTTCGGTCATCACCCTCATTGCTGTTTTTGGAGCATTTCTCGCTATCCAGTTTTCTTATAGCACTCTCTTGGGATTAGAAAAAGAATCCCTTCCAACTTCTCTTTTTTATATTCGAGAAACGCTTCAATTGGTTTTTAAAGGAATCAATTGGGTTTCACCCTTTGCTTACTTATCGAGAGGCTTAGATTCAGTATTGTTGGATAATTGGTCATTGTTTTTCACCAATGCATTCTATTGTGTAGTATATGTGACGGTATTTCTCTCTCTTTCCATCTACATCATGAACCGAAGAGGTGTCAAGGCATGAAAAAAAATCCTTTCATACTATTTGTCTTCATTATTGTCAGCCTATGTGGAGTATCGACTATTGCTCTGGCTGAAGCTCCGGTTTTACGAGAACAACTGGTATACTCTTTGACCTCATTTAACGGTTCAGGATACAGCAAAAGTTTCTGTCCAGCTACTGAAGAAACAATTTATCTCATTACTGATGAACCCAGCATCATAAGTCCACGGAAAACTATTGTCTATTTTTGGCCGATTACCCAAAAGTATATGGCCGGTTTTAGCACTCTTAATGAAGAGGTCGCTGGTAAGTTAGAGTTAATTCAAAACGGAAAAGTTGTAGATACTCTTGATAAGGTTGATTATTCTCTCTTTTACCCGAAAGGATACTATTCAGAAAAAGCTGTCGTCTACACCGAGGCTTCGGCTATCGAATCTTTTGAAAAATATCAGACAGCTGTTGATCAATTTAATGTTCAATTAAGACAATACTATGAAAATATGGCCCAATATCGTGAATCTTTTAATCGTTTTTTAGAAGAAGTAAGACGTCGTCGTGAAGCTGGAGATACAGGACCAGTTAATATTCCAATCCCCCAAGAACCAAAACCACCCGATTTTGTTCAATTCTACTCAACTGAACCAGCTCAAGGTTTTGTTTTACAGCTTCCGGTAGGATCTTATGAAATCCAGCTTCGAGCCGAAGATGGTACCCTAATTGAAGGAAGCGAAAAAAAAGTTATTGTTTTTGCTTCCCGTCGCCAAGGTGGTACCGGTTACGAAATAATTCCGGGAAATCGATGGACGAAAAAAGAAAATTGTGATGAACCCTCATGGATTATCCATGCTACAGGGAAAAATGAACTTTACTTTAACCCGTTCCTTCAAGATGAATACAATGAGTTATATCACAACAAACTCGTTGATCCTCAAAATGTCGGACGATTAGAACGCTGGAAATGGGTTCATGTTGACCCCATCGATAACATCAAAACCATTCTGGGATACAAGCAACAAATTCTCCAGTCAGTTGATAAGTTACCTTACTTTGTTAAGCAAATTCCTGGTCCGGAACTAGGATATGAAATACTCAAATATAACGATGAGCTTAAACAGCAGGGATATCAACCGACTTTCGAAAGTTATAAAGTTACTTTAGATCCAAATCTTCCCAAACGTGATTATTCTGTTTCGTTGGTCCAATCTGATAATAACCAACCCGTTTCCCAAAGCGAACGTGTAATAAGGTTATTGAAAAAAGAAAATGCTGGTTATTTATATGCAATTCCATTTTTCCCTTTGATAGTTGCGCTTATCGTTATCCTATCCCGACGAAGCCATGTTGAGAAATAGTTTCTTTTTGTGGTTATAATCAAAAGGCTGGAGAAATAAAATTCTCCAGCCTTTTGATTATCAACTCAGTATTACTCATTTAAAATAATTCTATCCAGAAAATACTGGTATGCTTAAAAAACGGCATCATCCTGAGGCATCGTTTCTCGAAACCGCGAGGATCTTATCTGACGCTGCAGGCGTCATCCTGAGCGGTGTTTTTCCGCGTGAGGATCTCATCTTTTTTGTTTTATTCTTTATAATTATATTAAAGAATGGGATTCTCACGTCGCAAAATTCGCTCCTCAGAATGACGGGGAGGGTGGATGAGATTGCCACGTCACTGCGCTCCTCGCAATCAGACTGTGTCACAATCCCTTTCATACACCAAGAAGAGCTTGAAAGTGGAGGAAACATTCTATTTATCTTCAATTTTTTGGTTATCTATTCCCAATATTCCTGTAAAATATTAACATAAGTGGTGGTAAAAAATTTATAGAATAATTATGACACAGCCTGAATGACGGAGCAGGAAAAAATTCAAATCCCCTCCGCCCCCCTCTTCTAAAGGGGGGCGGAGTTCAACTTCTGAGTATATATTTTCATTCTTATCTGGCGCTGTTTAACAGTATAAAGATCTATTCTCTATCAAGAGAGGTAAATTTTAAAAAACTATTTATCTTTTGGCCTGGGAAATTTACCTTGAAGAGCATCATAAACTATTTTTTTAACATCAGGTGAGAAATCCGAAGATAACATCCATTGCAGATAATCAGGGACTTGCGAAACAAGTTGTTTTAAGGTCCAACCGAAATATTTTTTCCCAAAGTGACATACAATCTCTCCGTTCGACCAAATGAACTTCCCCTCCGGATCTGCATAATTGGCTAATCCAGGTTGGCACAATGCATGTAAATCTTCTACATTTTTTGGTAACTCCTGATGAATTTCTAATTGTTTATCCAATATTTCAGCAGCTGCTGTTGCATCACCTTGGGCTGTATGGGCTAATTCCATTTCTTTGCCGCAATACTTTAAATAAGCACTCTTTAAATCTCGTGGCTCTAAGATATGGTAAAGAATTTGAACATCAATAAACTTTCGATCTCTTTTTTGGAAAGGGACACCGGCTCTTCGCAACTCTGCTTCAAGAAAAGGAATGTCAAACTTCACCACATTAAAACCGGCTATATCACATCCTTCAAGAAAACAAACAATATTTGGAGCATATTCTTGGAACTCTGGTTCATTTGCCACATCTTCATTGGTAATACCATGTATTGCTGTTGCTTCAGCCGGTATAGGTATTCCTGGATTCATTCGATGGTTTTTATACTCATAATTCCCATCAGGATAGATTTTAAGAATTGATAACTCAACTATTCTATCTAAATTTGGCTGAAGACCAGTGGTTTCAACATCGATAAAGGCAAGAGGTTTATCTAAAATCAAGTTTTTTAACATACAGTCTCCTGCTCCCCTCATCAATCTATGAATTAACTATCCTTTTCATAGATTAAACCTTCATATTTTTTTAAAATACGATCTCTCCATTCCATAAAATCAATCTCTATTTCCTGAAGGATGGCAGCGTTTTTTATTTGACTGGAAGAATATTCAAGCATTTTATTTTTTATTTCTCGTGCTTCTCGATCTGGTATGGGGAGATTTTCCAGAAGATCAACTGGTGGTGGATTTCCATTTTGGGCTACCCAAATGTAGTTTTGCATTTGATTATGAAATGTAATCACTGAATCAATTGAGGATTTTTGCAGAGCATTAGGGATAAAAAAAGTGATTACGCTGACAGCGATAAAAACTACCATAGCCCATTGTATGATTTCCTCGGCTTTTTTCTTCCACGAAAACCAGCTTTCTCCAGGAGAAACCAGGTAACCCAAAAGCATCCCACTCAACAAACCACCAATATGAGCACCATTATCCACCACCGGGGTTACAAAACCGATAATCAAATTTATAAGGATAAAAGGAAGTAAACTTCTGGTAAGCCTATTTAAAGATGTGTTCCGATACTTTAGACCACTGGCAAATAACGCACCAGCCAAACCGAAGATGGCACCGCTGGCTCCCACACTTACATTGGAATAATTCATTAATAGAGAAAGCAGACTCCCGCCTATACCAGTGATAATGTAAATTATAAAAAACTTCTTTGCTCCATAAACTCCTTCAGCTAATCGACCTAAATTATAGAGTGCATACATATTAAAAAATAGGTGCCAAATACTTCCATGAAGAAACATACATAGTAGAAGCCTTTGCCATTCTCCAGAAATAATAAGGGGACCAAATTTTGCACCTAAACGAAGGAGTATAGGAACGGAAAATCCACCACTTATTAATGTCGTAATAAAAAAGACTAAATTCAATAATATTAAAAAAAATACCATAAATAAATCCTCAATTTGAAATTAAAACATGGGGCAATATACATTGTCCCATGTTTTTTAAGGTATGATCAAGCTTAACTGGTTAACATTTTTTCCAATTCAGGTCGAACTTTTTCATCACTGGCAACGTATTCGTTTATTTCCAAGCTCAATTTAATCAGGATATAAGCCCAATATATTCCTAAAGTTATAACACTTAATATAATAACCAAAACTACACTTCGCTGTGGTATTCGGTAGATATAGCTTTCTGAATTATACCCTTTGGCTCCCTTTAGATATGAATATATCTTATCTTTCATATCGGAAACCTTACTGGTTGCTTTAAAAATATTCGATAGGTATATTGCCAGAAAAACAAAACCGATCAAATAGAGGAGGAATGAATACCAACCAACAAATTGAGCGATAATATACAATACCAAATAGATATAAAATGGCCATGCTTGAACCAAGAAATCTCCCAACCGATTTACAAAAAAACCGATTTCTCCACGGAGCGGATCTTGCAATTGTTCTTTAGCATGGGTAAAAATATGTTTAGTATTTTTGATATTATTGTTGATAACATTCCCCCATTGATAAAGCACCACTGCTTGGAGGATCGCACTGATTAATGCAAAAACCACTGCAATGACTACCGTGCCACCTGCCGCTACCGCTCCGGTTGCAACATCTCCGGTTGAAACCTCAGAAACTGCTGCAAAACCGCCAATCATAGATACAATCGGTGTTAAAATTATAAATATTACCGCTAAAACAGCAGAAATTACACTTACTCGGTTTTCTTGCAAGAAACCTGAAACTGCCATTACACAGCCCTCCTTAACCAGTTTTTGATTCTTTTTAAAATACCATAAGAATGAAAAAAATAAAAACCTTTTTTAACTATTTTTTATAAATGATAAGGTTTTTTCTTCTTTTTCAGAAAACTTCTCATCAACTAATTCAGGAGTCCATTTCCCGCAGCGACTTCCCCACAAAGCCTTTACTTTACCCTCTTCTTTCAAAACCACAATTTCACAGCTATTTGGGCAATCATTG
Protein-coding sequences here:
- a CDS encoding ABC transporter permease, giving the protein MASQGRITKILLKRDLLYSLYSWGYYGVLFISFFASSFILKNFLDGIREDDILVSAFPLNYPLYITIIIISLYLVLISAISISREREQGTLEVLFYGPVTSKNFLMAKFWKDFFLGVISLGFTAVYFFLVSFFTNLGFTPGLVRALIMGVFLISCVVSFGLFISSLTSRVRSSVITLIAVFGAFLAIQFSYSTLLGLEKESLPTSLFYIRETLQLVFKGINWVSPFAYLSRGLDSVLLDNWSLFFTNAFYCVVYVTVFLSLSIYIMNRRGVKA
- a CDS encoding ABC transporter ATP-binding protein, which produces MIQTENLCKAYNDLMVVKDLNLKVEKNDIYGFLGPNGAGKTTTIMMLLGLVPKSGGKIYLLGNEMKPNNVELKRKIGVVSENQYFYRDMTASEYLNFFGEIYEVENRQKRIDKLMSAVGLEKEKNKNLGAYSKGMQQKLAFVKALLHDPELLILDEPVANLDPTSIKQIRDLIEEEHEAGRTVFVSSHLLSEVEKLCKKVGIINQGKLLAEDNMDNIKRKLSDTVTIRTELNQEAQNLEPVLSNLPFIKAFQSKENKIEVQLKTDRDYRKDLSEAIFNSGYIILSMQAKEMSLEEAFITITQQNISLLTDRGNGQ
- a CDS encoding DUF4234 domain-containing protein; amino-acid sequence: MAVSGFLQENRVSVISAVLAVIFIILTPIVSMIGGFAAVSEVSTGDVATGAVAAGGTVVIAVVFALISAILQAVVLYQWGNVINNNIKNTKHIFTHAKEQLQDPLRGEIGFFVNRLGDFLVQAWPFYIYLVLYIIAQFVGWYSFLLYLIGFVFLAIYLSNIFKATSKVSDMKDKIYSYLKGAKGYNSESYIYRIPQRSVVLVIILSVITLGIYWAYILIKLSLEINEYVASDEKVRPELEKMLTS
- a CDS encoding rhomboid family intramembrane serine protease: MVFFLILLNLVFFITTLISGGFSVPILLRLGAKFGPLIISGEWQRLLLCMFLHGSIWHLFFNMYALYNLGRLAEGVYGAKKFFIIYIITGIGGSLLSLLMNYSNVSVGASGAIFGLAGALFASGLKYRNTSLNRLTRSLLPFILINLIIGFVTPVVDNGAHIGGLLSGMLLGYLVSPGESWFSWKKKAEEIIQWAMVVFIAVSVITFFIPNALQKSSIDSVITFHNQMQNYIWVAQNGNPPPVDLLENLPIPDREAREIKNKMLEYSSSQIKNAAILQEIEIDFMEWRDRILKKYEGLIYEKDS
- a CDS encoding 3'-5' exonuclease; the protein is MLKNLILDKPLAFIDVETTGLQPNLDRIVELSILKIYPDGNYEYKNHRMNPGIPIPAEATAIHGITNEDVANEPEFQEYAPNIVCFLEGCDIAGFNVVKFDIPFLEAELRRAGVPFQKRDRKFIDVQILYHILEPRDLKSAYLKYCGKEMELAHTAQGDATAAAEILDKQLEIHQELPKNVEDLHALCQPGLANYADPEGKFIWSNGEIVCHFGKKYFGWTLKQLVSQVPDYLQWMLSSDFSPDVKKIVYDALQGKFPRPKDK